A section of the Pimelobacter simplex genome encodes:
- a CDS encoding MFS transporter, producing MTPPIPADATAATLTERQSRLRWGGLAVLAASLLVVVMDMTVLNVALPDLTEDLHAGGLAQLWIVDVYSLVLAGLLVPLAAVADRWGRRRMLLTGFVIFALASLGALVAQSPGDVIVVRAVLGIGGAMIMPATLSLIRALFPDARERAFALGLWAATAAVGGAVGPIVGGALLSAFSWHAAFLVNVPLMVVAFVAGLLLLPESRSERPGRVDAIGVLLSVGGMVGAVYGIKHLGKGDVDAVTILVLVAGAALLATFVRRCLGQDQPMLAVRLFANPVFRAGVVTALVSSTVTMALLFVGSQWLQLVQGWTPLVAGVALLPMALGGLVGPPLAPALAARIGARTVIVAGLVVLAGGLLTLWLLPRPMPYAGVAVALLLVGFGSAALGLASALIMGAAPAHQAGSAAAVEEMSYEVGGVLGIAVLGSIAGLVYRQGLPSGAGHEAQESLTGALGTAVEPAALASYTDAFGAVGLVGGVVTLVIAFLVWRQLPKDVDVSGGH from the coding sequence ATGACCCCGCCGATCCCGGCCGACGCCACGGCCGCGACGCTCACCGAGCGCCAGAGCCGCCTGCGGTGGGGCGGCCTGGCCGTCCTCGCCGCGAGCCTGCTCGTCGTCGTGATGGACATGACCGTCCTCAACGTCGCGCTGCCCGACCTGACCGAGGACCTCCACGCGGGCGGGCTCGCCCAGCTGTGGATCGTCGACGTCTACTCGCTGGTCCTGGCCGGCCTGCTCGTGCCGCTCGCGGCCGTGGCCGACCGCTGGGGCCGGCGCCGGATGCTGCTCACCGGCTTCGTGATCTTCGCCCTCGCCTCGCTCGGCGCGCTCGTCGCGCAGAGCCCGGGCGACGTCATCGTCGTGCGCGCCGTGCTCGGCATCGGCGGCGCGATGATCATGCCGGCCACGCTGTCGCTGATCCGCGCGCTCTTCCCCGACGCCCGTGAGCGGGCCTTCGCGCTCGGCCTGTGGGCGGCCACCGCCGCCGTCGGCGGCGCGGTCGGCCCGATCGTCGGCGGCGCGCTGCTGAGCGCGTTCAGCTGGCACGCGGCCTTCCTGGTCAACGTGCCGCTCATGGTCGTGGCGTTCGTCGCCGGCCTCCTGCTGCTCCCCGAGAGCCGCTCCGAGCGGCCCGGCCGGGTCGACGCGATCGGCGTCCTGCTCTCGGTCGGCGGCATGGTCGGTGCGGTCTACGGCATCAAGCACCTCGGCAAGGGCGACGTGGACGCCGTGACGATCCTCGTCCTCGTGGCCGGCGCCGCGCTGCTCGCCACCTTCGTGCGGCGCTGCCTGGGCCAGGACCAGCCGATGCTCGCCGTCCGGCTCTTCGCCAACCCGGTCTTCCGGGCCGGCGTGGTGACCGCGCTGGTGAGCAGCACCGTCACCATGGCGCTGCTGTTCGTCGGCTCGCAGTGGCTGCAGCTGGTCCAGGGCTGGACCCCGCTCGTCGCGGGCGTCGCGCTGCTCCCGATGGCGCTCGGCGGCCTGGTCGGCCCGCCGCTTGCCCCGGCGCTCGCCGCCCGGATCGGTGCCCGCACCGTGATCGTGGCCGGCCTGGTGGTGCTCGCCGGCGGCCTGCTCACGCTGTGGCTGCTGCCCCGCCCGATGCCGTACGCCGGCGTCGCCGTGGCGCTGCTCCTCGTCGGCTTCGGCTCGGCCGCCCTCGGTCTGGCCTCCGCGCTCATCATGGGCGCCGCGCCGGCCCACCAGGCCGGTTCGGCCGCCGCGGTCGAGGAGATGTCCTACGAGGTCGGCGGCGTGCTCGGCATCGCCGTGCTCGGCAGCATCGCGGGTCTCGTCTACCGCCAGGGGCTCCCGTCCGGGGCGGGCCACGAGGCGCAGGAGTCGCTCACCGGCGCGCTCGGCACCGCGGTCGAGCCGGCGGCCCTGGCGTCGTACACC
- a CDS encoding TetR/AcrR family transcriptional regulator encodes MSTRDTVLVAAQRLLTTDPTASMAQIATAAGVGRATVHRHFASREDLLHEIGLRSLDRWEESQREAGLAEVVAGGDPDRIRACLEDLLDRFVVDADEIGIALTDTTVLNAPDLRERADTLFAQEVTLYAAAQAAGVLRADVPARWLGHSVYGLLIAVRDALVSGDIARRDAEALVRSTFLEGGAAR; translated from the coding sequence ATGTCCACCCGCGACACGGTGCTGGTCGCCGCCCAGCGCCTGCTCACGACCGACCCGACCGCGTCGATGGCCCAGATCGCCACCGCGGCCGGGGTCGGGCGCGCGACCGTGCACCGGCACTTCGCCAGCCGTGAGGACCTGCTGCACGAGATCGGGCTCCGCTCGCTCGACCGCTGGGAGGAGAGCCAGCGCGAGGCCGGCCTGGCCGAGGTCGTCGCCGGGGGAGACCCGGACCGGATCCGGGCCTGCCTGGAGGACCTCCTCGACCGCTTCGTGGTCGATGCCGACGAGATCGGCATCGCCCTGACCGACACCACGGTGCTCAACGCGCCGGACCTGCGCGAGCGGGCCGACACGCTGTTCGCCCAGGAGGTCACCCTCTACGCCGCCGCGCAGGCCGCCGGCGTGCTGCGCGCCGACGTCCCCGCGCGCTGGCTGGGGCACTCCGTCTACGGCCTGCTCATCGCCGTGCGCGACGCACTCGTCAGCGGCGACATCGCCCGGCGCGACGCCGAGGCGCTCGTCCGGTCCACGTTCCTCGAGGGAGGTGCGGCGCGATGA